From Macrobrachium rosenbergii isolate ZJJX-2024 chromosome 55, ASM4041242v1, whole genome shotgun sequence, a single genomic window includes:
- the LOC136835282 gene encoding basic phospholipase A2 taipoxin alpha chain-like, with the protein MRICRGDFVFIFLTCLIIHAESGAAGRASRQKRSIGQFGDMIRAVVRREALHYNNYGNHCGFQGGDLPVVDEVDRCCYVHDRCYIAADAGACASYWFGASFIRYTWSWDGQAVNCGEADDACRRAACFCDKAAAECFTRHPWNAAHKKNSIWDILA; encoded by the exons atgagaatttgcagAGGAGATTTCGTCTTCATTTTCCTCACCTGTCTGATTATTCACGCAG AGAGCGGTGCAGCTGGACGAGCCTCTCGTCAGAAACGCTCCATCGGGCAATTCGGCGACATGATCCGTGCAGTGGTGCGTAGGGAGGCTCTTCACTACAACAACTACGGCAATCATTGCGGTTTTCAGGGCGGTGATCTCCCAGTTGTCGATGAAGTGGACAG ATGCTGCTACGTTCATGATCGGTGTTACATAGCAGCCGATGCAGGTGCTTGCGCCTCGTATTGGTTCGGAGCATCTTTTATCAGATACACCTGGAGTTGGGACGGTCAAGCAGTTAACTGCG gaGAGGCCGATGACGCCTGCAGAAGAGCGGCCTGCTTCTGCGACAAGGCCGCCGCCGAGTGCTTCACTCGCCATCCCTGGAATGCAGCCCACAAAAAGAATTCCATTTGGGACATTTTAGCCTGA